The Geobacter sp. AOG2 genome includes a window with the following:
- the rplV gene encoding 50S ribosomal protein L22, producing MESSAKLTFARLSPRKTRLVVDLVRGKAIQDALNTLRFLPQPSAKLISKLLTSAVANAEQKGVSDVDKLFVKTIYVDGGAVLKRFVPRAMGRASKIRKPTSHIAVTLSDTK from the coding sequence ATGGAATCCAGCGCAAAATTGACATTTGCACGACTTTCACCTCGTAAGACCCGCCTTGTGGTGGATCTTGTCAGGGGCAAGGCAATACAGGACGCACTCAATACCCTGCGTTTTCTTCCGCAACCTTCGGCAAAGCTTATCTCCAAGCTTTTGACGTCTGCGGTGGCCAATGCAGAGCAGAAGGGTGTCTCCGATGTTGATAAGCTGTTTGTGAAGACCATATACGTGGATGGCGGTGCAGTGTTGAAACGCTTTGTGCCACGAGCCATGGGACGCGCCAGCAAGATCCGTAAACCGACCAGTCATATAGCGGTTACTCTTTCCGATACGAAATAG
- the rpsS gene encoding 30S ribosomal protein S19 has protein sequence MARSIKKGPFVDGHLIKKVQTEGPNSKKIIKTWSRRSTITPDFIGLSLAVHNGRKFIPVFVTENMVGHKLGEFAPTRTFHGHAADKKSKVKK, from the coding sequence ATGGCACGTTCAATAAAAAAAGGACCTTTCGTCGATGGGCATCTGATCAAAAAGGTGCAAACTGAAGGGCCCAACTCGAAAAAGATCATCAAGACGTGGTCGCGTCGCTCAACCATCACACCTGATTTTATCGGCCTCAGTCTTGCCGTCCACAACGGACGCAAGTTCATTCCAGTCTTTGTGACTGAGAACATGGTCGGCCACAAATTGGGTGAGTTTGCACCTACGAGAACCTTTCACGGCCATGCCGCCGACAAGAAGAGTAAAGTCAAGAAGTAA
- a CDS encoding adenylate kinase, producing MNVILFGPPGAGKGTQAQFIVERFGIPQISTGDMLRAAVKAQTPLGVAAKSIMDAGGLVSDEIVLGLVKERISKPDCDAGFILDGFPRTTPQADGLIALLSGLGKHIDHVISLEVEGAEIVQRLSGRRTCPSCGKGYHVVYDAPVVAGVCNVCGATLVQRDDDREETVKNRLDVYWQPTSPLKSYFEQCGLMRCIDGNGTIQDIQRQICAILEGSTGDRP from the coding sequence ATGAACGTCATCCTGTTTGGTCCTCCGGGGGCTGGCAAGGGAACCCAGGCTCAATTTATCGTTGAGCGCTTCGGTATTCCACAGATTTCGACTGGCGATATGCTCCGTGCTGCCGTTAAAGCTCAAACACCGCTTGGTGTGGCTGCCAAGTCGATCATGGATGCCGGTGGTTTGGTTTCCGACGAGATCGTGCTTGGTCTGGTCAAGGAGAGGATTTCCAAACCGGATTGTGATGCAGGCTTTATTCTCGACGGCTTTCCGCGCACTACCCCTCAGGCGGATGGGCTTATTGCTCTACTGAGTGGTCTCGGGAAGCATATAGATCATGTAATCTCGCTTGAAGTGGAAGGTGCCGAGATCGTTCAGCGACTTTCCGGCAGGCGGACCTGCCCGTCGTGCGGCAAGGGATATCATGTGGTGTACGACGCTCCAGTTGTTGCCGGCGTATGTAATGTGTGCGGTGCCACTTTGGTTCAGCGTGATGATGACCGTGAAGAAACGGTCAAGAACCGCTTGGATGTCTATTGGCAGCCGACCTCGCCGCTTAAATCGTATTTTGAGCAGTGTGGTTTGATGCGTTGCATTGACGGCAACGGCACGATTCAGGATATTCAGCGCCAGATATGTGCGATATTGGAAGGCAGTACCGGTGATCGTCCTTAA
- the rpsH gene encoding 30S ribosomal protein S8 has translation MSMTDPVADMLTRIRNANMVKLQKVDIPSSNLKVNIANVLKQEGFIKNYKVISDNLQGVLRIYLKYIDEKDSVINEIKRVSKPGGRVYTKSEDIPVVKNGLGVAILSTSKGIITDNAARQAGIGGELICTIW, from the coding sequence ATGTCCATGACAGATCCAGTCGCAGATATGCTGACCAGAATACGCAATGCCAACATGGTCAAGCTGCAGAAGGTCGATATCCCTTCCTCTAACCTGAAGGTCAATATAGCCAATGTATTGAAGCAGGAAGGTTTCATTAAAAATTACAAGGTTATTTCCGATAATCTTCAGGGAGTTCTGCGGATTTATCTGAAGTACATCGACGAGAAGGACAGCGTGATCAATGAGATCAAGCGAGTCAGCAAGCCCGGTGGCAGGGTCTATACGAAATCCGAGGATATCCCTGTCGTAAAAAACGGTCTTGGTGTGGCTATTCTGTCCACCTCCAAGGGGATCATCACCGATAACGCCGCCCGTCAGGCTGGCATCGGCGGCGAGCTTATCTGCACCATTTGGTAA
- the rpmD gene encoding 50S ribosomal protein L30 gives MSSMLQITLIKSTIGKTKKHRDTVAGLGLSRLNQTVTRPDSPEVQGMINKVGHMLKVTK, from the coding sequence ATGAGTAGCATGCTACAGATCACACTCATCAAGAGCACTATCGGGAAAACCAAGAAGCACCGCGACACCGTTGCAGGGCTCGGCCTTTCCCGTCTCAACCAGACCGTTACCCGGCCTGACTCCCCCGAAGTACAGGGGATGATCAATAAGGTTGGCCACATGCTGAAAGTGACGAAGTAA
- a CDS encoding type Z 30S ribosomal protein S14 translates to MAKTSMIIKSQRKPKFKVRQHNRCPVCGRPKAFYRKFEMCRICLRKYASSGQIPGVIKSSW, encoded by the coding sequence GTGGCAAAAACCTCAATGATCATCAAGTCTCAGCGCAAACCCAAGTTCAAGGTCCGTCAGCATAACCGCTGCCCGGTCTGCGGGAGACCCAAAGCATTTTATCGCAAGTTTGAGATGTGCAGGATTTGTCTTCGCAAGTACGCGTCGTCCGGGCAGATTCCCGGTGTGATCAAGTCCAGCTGGTAG
- the rplF gene encoding 50S ribosomal protein L6, giving the protein MSRIGKLPIEIPKGVKIVLDETLVSVQGPNGKLARQVMSNVTINVGETSLAVVRNDESAAARAAHGLTRTLINNMVVGVTKGFQTDLEINGVGYRAEVKGKELVLSLGYSHPINFPIPEGIVIDVDKMTKVSVKGADKELVGQTAAKIRSFRGPEPYKGKGIKYADETILRKAGKTGKK; this is encoded by the coding sequence ATGTCGAGAATAGGGAAACTCCCCATAGAGATACCCAAAGGGGTAAAGATCGTCCTGGATGAAACGTTGGTTTCCGTACAGGGACCTAATGGCAAGTTGGCCCGCCAGGTTATGTCCAACGTCACGATCAATGTCGGCGAAACATCGCTTGCGGTCGTCAGAAACGACGAGAGTGCCGCTGCACGTGCAGCTCATGGCCTGACCCGCACCCTGATCAACAATATGGTCGTCGGTGTGACCAAAGGATTTCAGACCGACCTTGAGATCAACGGCGTCGGTTATCGCGCCGAGGTTAAAGGAAAAGAGCTCGTTTTGAGCCTTGGCTACTCCCATCCGATCAATTTCCCAATCCCGGAAGGCATTGTCATCGATGTGGACAAGATGACCAAAGTCTCCGTGAAGGGCGCCGATAAGGAACTGGTGGGTCAGACAGCCGCCAAGATCAGATCTTTCCGTGGCCCCGAGCCCTACAAAGGCAAGGGTATCAAGTACGCTGACGAGACTATCCTGAGAAAAGCCGGCAAGACCGGTAAGAAATAG
- the rplX gene encoding 50S ribosomal protein L24, with protein MQAMKSHVSKGDTVMVIAGKEKSKTGKVLKLVPKKNGVIVEGLNLVKRHVKARGNEPGAIKEKEAVIHISNVMPYCPKCAKPVRTKTTVLENGDKQRSCVKCGASLEK; from the coding sequence ATGCAAGCCATGAAATCTCATGTCAGCAAGGGCGATACGGTAATGGTTATTGCCGGCAAGGAAAAGAGCAAGACCGGCAAGGTCCTGAAGCTGGTCCCCAAGAAGAATGGTGTCATCGTTGAGGGACTCAACCTTGTCAAGCGCCATGTGAAGGCACGTGGCAATGAGCCGGGTGCCATCAAGGAGAAGGAAGCTGTGATCCATATCTCCAACGTTATGCCCTATTGCCCCAAGTGTGCCAAGCCGGTCAGGACCAAGACTACCGTCCTGGAAAATGGCGACAAACAGCGGAGCTGCGTTAAATGCGGCGCTTCGCTTGAGAAATAG
- a CDS encoding 50S ribosomal protein L23: MNIYSIIKKPHVTEKTSLGSDTSNTVAIVVDRDANKIEIKQAVESLFKVKVDDVRTVNVAGKVKRVGKNFGKRSNWKKAYVTLQEGQSIDFFEV, translated from the coding sequence ATGAACATTTACTCCATTATCAAAAAGCCCCATGTCACGGAGAAGACCTCTCTCGGCAGCGATACCTCCAATACGGTTGCCATCGTCGTTGACAGGGATGCCAACAAGATCGAGATCAAGCAGGCCGTTGAATCGCTCTTCAAGGTCAAGGTAGACGATGTCCGCACCGTCAACGTAGCCGGCAAGGTTAAGCGTGTCGGCAAGAATTTCGGTAAGCGTTCTAACTGGAAAAAGGCCTATGTGACCCTCCAGGAGGGGCAATCCATAGATTTCTTTGAGGTTTAA
- the rpsC gene encoding 30S ribosomal protein S3: protein MGQKVNPIGFRLGVVKTWDSKWYAEADYAKLLHEDLAIRKFLKKRLYNSGVSKIEIERAANKTKINIHTARPGLIIGKKGSEVETIKKDLAKLTSKEVFINIHEVRKPELDAQLVAENVALQLERRIAFRRAMKKSVTSALKFGAKGIRITCSGRLGGAEMSRTEWYREGRVPLHTLRADIDYGFAEAKTTYGIIGIKVLIFKGEILPGQ from the coding sequence TTGGGACAAAAAGTTAATCCGATAGGCTTCAGGCTTGGTGTCGTAAAAACATGGGACTCCAAGTGGTATGCGGAGGCAGATTATGCCAAGCTTCTGCATGAAGACCTGGCAATTCGGAAATTTCTGAAGAAGCGGCTCTATAATTCAGGTGTTTCCAAGATTGAGATCGAGCGTGCGGCTAACAAAACCAAGATCAATATTCATACCGCTCGTCCGGGCCTGATCATCGGCAAGAAGGGTTCCGAGGTAGAGACTATAAAGAAGGATCTGGCCAAGCTGACTTCCAAGGAAGTGTTCATCAACATCCACGAGGTTCGCAAGCCCGAACTGGATGCCCAGCTGGTTGCAGAGAACGTAGCTCTCCAGCTTGAACGCAGGATTGCCTTCCGCCGCGCCATGAAAAAGAGCGTCACCTCGGCACTCAAATTTGGCGCTAAGGGTATCAGAATTACCTGTTCCGGCCGTCTCGGCGGCGCGGAAATGTCCCGGACCGAGTGGTATCGCGAGGGGCGCGTTCCTCTGCATACCCTGCGTGCGGACATCGATTACGGTTTTGCGGAAGCCAAGACCACCTACGGCATCATCGGAATCAAAGTTCTGATCTTTAAGGGTGAAATTCTCCCCGGTCAGTAA
- the secY gene encoding preprotein translocase subunit SecY, which translates to MFEALQNIFKIPELKKRVLYSLGMLAVYRVGCHIPTPGIDRIALSHFFKQAQGTLLGMFDMFSGGALERLTVFALGIMPYISSSIIFQLLTVVVPAIEKLSKEGESGRKKIIQYTRYGTIVLSFVQGLGIAIGLESMRGPAGELVVPNPGWGFRLMTVITLTAGTAFIMWLGEQMSEKGIGNGISLIIFAGIIARIPTALSNTVRLLNAGQLSLFVLVFILAVMFAVIAGIVFVERGQRRLPIHYAKRVVGLKTFNAQTSHLPLKVNMAGVIPPIFASSIIMFPATVANFINIPWVQNAAKSLAPGHLVYDIFFVAFIVFFCYFYTAVTFNPVDVAENVKKHGGYIPGIRPGKETSDFIDSVLTRLTFAGAIYISIVCVLPSILIGKFNLPFYFGGTALLIAVGVGMDTVAQIESHLITRNYEGFLKGVRIKGRK; encoded by the coding sequence GTGTTCGAAGCACTCCAGAACATCTTCAAGATCCCCGAGTTGAAGAAACGCGTGCTTTATTCCTTGGGGATGCTGGCAGTCTATCGCGTCGGATGTCATATTCCTACCCCTGGTATCGATAGGATTGCTCTGTCGCACTTTTTCAAGCAGGCCCAGGGAACCCTTCTCGGCATGTTTGATATGTTCTCCGGTGGTGCCCTCGAACGATTGACGGTTTTTGCCTTGGGCATCATGCCGTATATCTCTTCTTCGATCATATTTCAACTGCTGACCGTCGTTGTTCCGGCCATTGAAAAACTTTCCAAGGAAGGTGAGTCGGGCCGTAAGAAGATCATCCAGTACACCCGCTATGGCACAATCGTGCTCAGCTTCGTGCAGGGCCTCGGTATCGCCATAGGCCTGGAGAGCATGCGCGGCCCTGCCGGTGAATTGGTAGTTCCCAATCCTGGCTGGGGCTTCCGGCTCATGACGGTTATTACACTTACCGCGGGAACTGCGTTCATCATGTGGCTTGGTGAACAGATGTCGGAAAAGGGAATCGGCAACGGTATCTCTCTCATTATCTTTGCCGGGATTATCGCCAGGATACCAACTGCTCTGAGCAATACGGTCAGACTGCTGAACGCCGGACAGCTTTCCTTGTTCGTGCTTGTATTCATCCTTGCCGTAATGTTTGCCGTTATTGCCGGCATCGTTTTTGTCGAGCGAGGCCAGCGTCGCCTCCCGATTCATTATGCAAAACGTGTGGTCGGGTTGAAGACTTTCAACGCCCAAACCTCCCATCTGCCCCTGAAGGTTAATATGGCTGGCGTTATACCGCCGATCTTCGCCTCGTCCATCATCATGTTCCCGGCAACGGTGGCTAACTTCATCAATATTCCGTGGGTTCAGAATGCAGCCAAAAGCTTGGCGCCTGGTCACTTGGTGTATGATATCTTTTTTGTTGCTTTCATCGTCTTTTTCTGTTATTTCTACACGGCTGTAACTTTTAACCCGGTAGATGTTGCGGAAAACGTAAAAAAACATGGTGGCTATATTCCCGGCATCAGGCCAGGGAAAGAGACTTCGGACTTTATCGACAGCGTCCTGACGCGGTTGACATTTGCCGGTGCTATCTATATTTCCATAGTGTGTGTTCTGCCTTCCATACTGATTGGCAAGTTCAATCTTCCCTTTTATTTTGGAGGGACGGCCTTGTTGATTGCGGTTGGCGTCGGCATGGATACGGTCGCCCAGATCGAATCACACCTTATTACCCGCAATTATGAAGGGTTTTTGAAGGGCGTCAGGATCAAGGGGAGGAAATAG
- the rpsE gene encoding 30S ribosomal protein S5: protein MSRINPAELNLTDRVVHISRVAKVVKGGRRFSFSALIVVGDGNGYVGYGLGKANEVPEAIRKGVEQAKKNLIKVPVNQHQSIPFEIEGKFGAGRLLMKPASAGTGVIAGGAARAIFEAAGINNILSKCLGSNNPHNVVKAAFAGLMRLKTPEEIAARRGITE, encoded by the coding sequence TTGAGCAGAATCAATCCAGCGGAACTGAATCTCACGGACCGTGTTGTTCACATCAGCCGCGTTGCCAAGGTCGTTAAAGGTGGTCGTCGCTTCAGCTTTTCTGCCCTGATCGTAGTTGGTGACGGCAATGGTTATGTCGGTTATGGTCTTGGCAAGGCGAACGAGGTGCCTGAGGCAATCAGAAAAGGCGTTGAACAGGCCAAGAAAAACCTCATCAAGGTGCCCGTCAACCAGCATCAGAGCATCCCTTTTGAGATAGAGGGTAAATTTGGAGCCGGACGCCTGTTGATGAAACCGGCATCCGCTGGTACGGGTGTTATTGCCGGTGGTGCTGCCCGCGCCATCTTCGAAGCAGCCGGTATTAATAATATCCTTTCCAAATGCCTTGGCTCCAACAATCCCCACAACGTGGTGAAGGCCGCATTTGCAGGCCTCATGAGGCTGAAAACTCCGGAAGAAATTGCTGCACGCCGTGGCATAACCGAATAA
- the rplR gene encoding 50S ribosomal protein L18, with product MAKTALKTIIRLKRQVRVRKKVRGTSERPRLNVFKSARHIYAQIIDDTKGVTLVACSTITSDAAELAYTGNVAAATHVGKEIARLAMEKGISSVVYDRNGFLYHGRIKALADAAREAGLRF from the coding sequence GTGGCAAAGACCGCACTTAAAACCATTATCCGTCTCAAACGTCAGGTTCGTGTCCGCAAAAAAGTTCGTGGCACGAGTGAGCGTCCTCGTTTGAACGTCTTCAAAAGCGCACGTCATATCTACGCCCAGATCATTGACGATACAAAGGGCGTCACCCTGGTTGCCTGCTCGACTATTACCTCTGATGCCGCTGAACTTGCATACACAGGTAATGTCGCCGCAGCAACCCATGTGGGTAAAGAGATCGCCCGCCTGGCCATGGAAAAGGGTATTTCATCAGTGGTATATGACCGTAACGGTTTTCTGTACCACGGCAGAATCAAGGCACTTGCTGACGCAGCCCGCGAAGCCGGGCTTCGTTTCTAA
- the rpsQ gene encoding 30S ribosomal protein S17, which yields MSERGHRKSQLGVVVSDKMDKTVVVKVDRLVKHQLYNKYIKRSVKYKVHDEQNVCKVGDRVQIIECRPLSKDKRWSLKQIIESIS from the coding sequence ATGAGTGAACGTGGCCACAGAAAATCACAGTTAGGTGTCGTGGTGAGCGACAAGATGGACAAAACGGTTGTCGTCAAGGTTGACCGTCTTGTAAAGCACCAACTTTATAACAAATATATCAAGCGTAGCGTGAAATACAAAGTCCACGACGAACAAAACGTCTGCAAGGTCGGTGACCGCGTTCAGATTATCGAATGCCGCCCGCTGAGCAAGGATAAGCGCTGGAGCCTGAAGCAGATCATCGAAAGCATCTCTTAG
- the rplP gene encoding 50S ribosomal protein L16, protein MLMPKRVKHRKQMKGRMTGKPCRGIELSFGEFGLQATECGWLDSRQIEAARIAMTRYVKRGGKIWIRVFPDKPLTAKPAETRMGKGKGSPDSWVCVVKPGTVLYEMEGVSEEIAREALRLAAHKLPVSTKFILRGGDHEA, encoded by the coding sequence ATGTTAATGCCTAAAAGGGTAAAACATAGAAAACAAATGAAGGGCCGTATGACCGGCAAGCCGTGTCGCGGCATTGAGCTCTCCTTCGGTGAGTTCGGTCTGCAGGCCACCGAATGCGGTTGGCTGGATTCCCGCCAGATTGAGGCCGCCCGTATTGCCATGACCCGTTATGTCAAGAGGGGTGGCAAGATCTGGATCCGCGTGTTTCCGGACAAACCGTTGACCGCGAAACCGGCTGAGACCAGGATGGGCAAGGGCAAGGGGTCCCCCGATTCTTGGGTATGCGTTGTCAAGCCGGGAACCGTTCTGTATGAGATGGAAGGTGTCTCCGAGGAGATCGCCCGCGAAGCGCTTCGACTGGCCGCACATAAACTGCCCGTTTCCACCAAGTTCATCCTCAGGGGAGGCGACCATGAAGCCTAA
- the rpmC gene encoding 50S ribosomal protein L29 translates to MKPNELRKLSADELTKKQGELTQELFNLTFQLHTGRLENTAKLKVIRKDIARISTILTESKA, encoded by the coding sequence ATGAAGCCTAACGAGCTGCGCAAGCTGTCGGCCGACGAGCTGACCAAGAAACAAGGCGAGCTGACCCAGGAACTGTTTAACCTGACGTTCCAGTTACATACCGGCAGGCTCGAAAATACCGCCAAGCTGAAGGTTATCCGTAAAGATATTGCCAGGATCAGCACCATTCTCACTGAGAGCAAGGCATAG
- the rplO gene encoding 50S ribosomal protein L15 — MDLNTLKPALGSTKDRKRIGRGTGSGHGKTATKGHKGQKARSGGSIKAGFEGGQMPLQRRLPKRGFTPLERVEYAVVNLSQLDVFEAGTEVDAAALAAKGLVKGTNCLVKILGNGDITKALKVAATKFSQSAKEKIVAAGGSVEEKA; from the coding sequence ATGGATTTAAACACACTTAAACCCGCACTGGGTTCGACGAAGGATAGAAAGCGCATCGGCCGCGGTACCGGCTCCGGCCACGGCAAGACCGCCACAAAAGGACACAAAGGACAGAAGGCCCGTTCCGGAGGCAGCATCAAGGCCGGCTTCGAAGGTGGTCAGATGCCTTTGCAGCGCCGGCTGCCCAAGCGTGGTTTTACGCCGCTTGAGCGTGTCGAGTATGCCGTGGTGAACCTTAGCCAGCTGGACGTTTTTGAGGCTGGCACGGAGGTCGATGCCGCTGCTCTGGCTGCAAAGGGATTGGTAAAGGGTACCAATTGTTTGGTGAAAATCCTCGGGAACGGCGATATCACCAAAGCTCTCAAGGTCGCTGCCACTAAATTCAGCCAATCCGCCAAAGAGAAGATTGTAGCCGCAGGCGGATCTGTCGAGGAGAAGGCCTAG
- the map gene encoding type I methionyl aminopeptidase — protein sequence MRAACRIVAEILLLLREQVKPGVSTAELEELANAETLKRKAKAAFKGYCNYPSALCCSPNDLVVHGMPTKTPLKEGDILSLDFGVLYNDFYGDAALTIPVGTVRAGAQALLAATEESLYAGIDKAVPGGRLGDISHAVQSYVEVKGFSVVRDFVGHGIGRKLHEEPQVPNFGTAGTGVRLKPGMVLAIEPMVNEKSYEVKVLEDGWTVKTCDGGLSAHFEHTVAVTDKGPEILTRI from the coding sequence ATGAGAGCAGCCTGCAGGATTGTAGCAGAGATACTCCTTCTACTTCGAGAACAGGTCAAACCGGGTGTCTCAACAGCGGAACTGGAAGAGTTGGCGAATGCCGAGACCCTGAAGCGTAAGGCAAAAGCCGCTTTTAAAGGATATTGTAATTACCCCAGCGCTTTGTGTTGTTCACCCAACGATCTGGTTGTCCACGGGATGCCGACCAAGACGCCTCTAAAAGAAGGGGACATCCTCAGCCTTGACTTTGGCGTCCTGTACAACGACTTTTATGGTGATGCCGCTCTAACCATACCGGTGGGTACAGTAAGGGCAGGTGCACAGGCTTTGCTTGCCGCAACGGAAGAATCGCTTTACGCTGGTATAGATAAGGCGGTACCCGGCGGCAGGTTGGGTGATATTTCCCATGCCGTTCAGTCGTATGTCGAAGTAAAAGGCTTTTCCGTAGTACGCGATTTTGTCGGACACGGCATCGGCAGGAAACTCCATGAAGAGCCTCAGGTGCCTAATTTCGGCACTGCGGGAACCGGCGTAAGGCTCAAACCGGGTATGGTTCTGGCGATTGAGCCCATGGTTAACGAAAAGTCTTATGAGGTTAAGGTTCTGGAAGACGGCTGGACGGTAAAAACGTGTGACGGCGGACTCTCCGCTCATTTTGAACATACGGTTGCCGTCACCGATAAAGGGCCTGAAATTCTGACGCGCATTTAG
- the rplN gene encoding 50S ribosomal protein L14, with protein sequence MIQMQSILDVADNSGAKKLFCIKVLGGSKRKYAGVGDIIVASVREALPNSKVKKGDVVKAVIVRTAKALGRPDGSYIRFDDNSGVVVNNQKEPVGTRIFGPVARELRAKKFMKIISLAPEVL encoded by the coding sequence ATGATACAGATGCAGTCAATACTGGATGTAGCCGATAATTCAGGTGCCAAGAAACTTTTTTGTATCAAGGTGCTTGGCGGTTCGAAACGTAAATACGCCGGGGTAGGTGATATTATTGTCGCCTCTGTCCGCGAGGCTCTGCCTAACTCGAAGGTCAAAAAAGGTGATGTCGTCAAGGCGGTTATCGTTAGAACCGCTAAAGCGCTTGGCCGGCCCGACGGTTCGTACATTCGTTTCGATGATAACTCCGGCGTCGTGGTCAATAACCAAAAAGAGCCGGTGGGAACGCGTATTTTTGGCCCGGTGGCCAGAGAGTTGCGTGCCAAGAAGTTCATGAAGATCATTTCCCTCGCACCTGAAGTACTTTAA
- the rplE gene encoding 50S ribosomal protein L5 — protein sequence MARLKDVYQNEIVAKLRKDFDYKNIMEVPRIEKVVVNMGLGEAIQNVKILDSATAELNAITGQKSVITKAKKSIATFKLRQGMPIGCMVTLRRDRMFEFLDRLMNVALPRVRDFKGVSGKAFDGKGNYTLGIKEQLIFPEISYDAIDKIKGLNITIVTSAKTDEEGKALLKYLGMPFRN from the coding sequence ATGGCACGTTTGAAGGATGTATACCAGAACGAGATCGTTGCCAAGCTGCGCAAGGATTTCGACTATAAGAACATAATGGAAGTTCCGCGCATCGAGAAGGTCGTCGTCAATATGGGTCTTGGCGAGGCTATCCAGAACGTCAAGATCCTCGATTCCGCAACCGCCGAATTGAACGCCATTACCGGTCAGAAATCGGTTATCACCAAGGCAAAGAAGTCCATCGCAACCTTCAAATTGCGCCAGGGTATGCCGATCGGCTGTATGGTGACCCTGCGCCGGGATCGCATGTTCGAGTTCCTGGACCGTCTGATGAACGTGGCTCTCCCTCGAGTCCGCGACTTCAAGGGTGTTTCCGGCAAGGCGTTTGACGGCAAGGGCAACTATACGCTTGGTATCAAGGAACAACTTATCTTCCCTGAAATCAGCTATGATGCCATTGACAAGATCAAGGGACTGAATATAACGATCGTAACAAGCGCCAAAACCGACGAGGAAGGCAAAGCGCTTCTCAAGTACCTGGGCATGCCGTTCAGGAACTAA
- the rplB gene encoding 50S ribosomal protein L2: MGIKSYKPTSAGRRHQTCSTFEEITTTTAEKSLLVSLTKSGGRNALGRVTARHIGGGHKQKYRIIDFRRDKRNIPATVASIEYDPNRSARIALLNYVDGEKRYILAPLHLKVGDTVISGPEADIKPGNALPLRSIPLGTIIHNIELKIGKGAQLARSAGTFAQLMSKEGKYSQIKLPSGEVRMILQDCYATIGQVGNIDHENVNVGKAGRSRWLGKRPKVRGVAMNPVDHPHGGGEGRTSGGRHPVTPWGIPTKGYKTRTNKSSDRFIVKKRTK, encoded by the coding sequence ATGGGAATCAAGAGTTATAAACCAACATCGGCAGGACGCAGACACCAGACCTGTTCGACTTTTGAAGAGATTACGACAACGACAGCCGAGAAGTCCCTTCTTGTTTCTCTTACCAAGTCGGGTGGCAGGAATGCGTTGGGTCGTGTTACCGCACGCCACATCGGTGGTGGTCACAAGCAAAAATATCGCATCATCGACTTCCGTCGTGATAAACGCAACATACCCGCAACGGTTGCCAGCATCGAATACGACCCCAACCGTAGCGCCCGCATCGCACTGTTGAACTACGTTGATGGTGAAAAACGCTATATCCTGGCGCCGCTTCATCTTAAGGTAGGAGATACGGTCATCAGCGGTCCCGAGGCCGACATCAAGCCCGGTAATGCATTGCCGCTCCGCTCGATCCCGCTCGGTACGATTATTCACAACATCGAGCTGAAGATCGGTAAAGGAGCACAGTTGGCCAGGAGCGCCGGCACGTTTGCCCAGCTCATGTCCAAGGAAGGCAAGTATTCCCAGATCAAGCTGCCGTCGGGCGAAGTGCGCATGATCCTTCAAGATTGTTATGCCACCATCGGGCAGGTTGGCAATATCGACCACGAGAACGTAAATGTGGGCAAAGCCGGTCGTTCGCGTTGGCTCGGCAAACGTCCCAAGGTTCGCGGTGTCGCCATGAACCCGGTTGACCATCCCCATGGCGGTGGCGAAGGGCGTACATCCGGTGGCCGTCATCCGGTAACCCCGTGGGGTATCCCCACCAAGGGCTACAAGACCAGGACCAACAAGTCTTCTGATCGCTTCATTGTGAAGAAGCGTACCAAATAA